In Desulforegula conservatrix Mb1Pa, the DNA window CTTGGCTCAAATTACAGAAACAGGCTAATCAACTCCACACTGAGACAAATAGGATCTCACAGAACCCACTATAGGTCTCTCTGTAAAAGACTCGTTGATCCAAGAAAAAAAATCCAGGATCTCATACTCAGATGCGATGATCTCACAGCAAGACTGCACAGAGCCGGCCAGATATGCCTCGACAAAAGAAAATCAAAGATTGAAAATTTAAAAAACAGGCTCATGCTTGGAAAATTTGTTTCAGATATCAGATCTCTGAAGTATAGAAAAATCTTGCTTGCTGAAAGACTCAAGGCTTCGATAATGGGTATGGTAAAAAATAAAAAATCAGACGTGGCGAGACTTGGCGCAACCCTTGAAGCTCTCAGCCCTGTTGCTGTTCTTTCAAGGGGATACAGCATAACAAGAACAATGCCTGATAAAAAAATTATCCTGAAAGAGTCAGAGGTTATGCCTGGGCAGCTTGTTGAAACCATTCTGGCATCAGGTAGGATTGTATCAAAGGTGGAAGGAAAAGAGGAATAATGACCAAAAAGAATTTTGAGCAATCCATGAAGGATCTGGAAAAAATAGTTGAAGAACTTGAAAGCGGAGAGATCCCGCTCGAAAAAGCCCTGAAAAAATTTGAAGACGGGATAAAGCTTTCGAACTTCTGTGCAAAGACACTCGACGAGACAGAAGCAAAAATCACAATGCTGATCCGAACACCTGAAGGTGAAATAACAGAAGAGCCTTTTACTGGTGCTGAAGATGAATCCTGACAACTTCATTTCAGCGTTCAAATGATAGAAAAATACTCGTTGAAAGACTATCTTAAGCGCTGGATATACAAAACGGGCCTTTCCGGGAATACCGATGTTTGATCTTAAAAAATACCTCGAAGAAAAACGGGTCTTAATTGAATCAAGGCTTGAAGAATGCCTTGACAGCCATGATGGCAGGAGAATAACCGCAGCAATGCATCATTCCCTCATGGCCGGAGGAAAAAGGCTCAGGCCTGTGCTATGCCTCGCTGCTATGGAGACCTTGGGATGTGAGCCGTTAAAAGGAACAGGCGTTGCCTGCGCCCTTGAAATGATACATACCTATTCCCTTATTCATGATGATCTTCCTGCCATGGACAATGATGATCTGAGACGGGGAATCCCAACCTGCCACAAGGCTTTTGACGAAGCCACAGCAATTCTCGCCGGAGACGCGCTTCTTACCTCGTCTTTTGAAATACTGGCTGACAGTCTAAAGGGTATACCAGAAGCCCTCGAAATCATAAGTCTTGTTGCAAGGGCTGCTGGCCACAGGGGAATGATAGAAGGCCAGATGAAAGACATAATGTCCGAAGGCAAAAAAATAACCAAAGAAGAGCTTGAACAGCTCCACATGAGCAAGACAGGAGCACTCATAGAAGCTTCTGTGCTGTCAGGAGCTATGATTGCCGGAGCGGATAAAAAGGCCCTTGATGGACTCGGAAAATATTCGAAACTCATAGGGCTTGCATTCCAGGTGGCTGATGACATATTGAATATTGAAGGCGATCCGGCCTTGATGGGCAAGGCCAAAGGAAGTGACGAAGAGCTTGAAAAAGCGACCTTCCCTTCCCTGATCGGACTTAAAGAGTCAAAAATATACGCTGAAGAGCTCATTGACTCAGCAATCAATGCTCTTTCAGTTTTTGACCAAAAGGCTGAGCCTCTGAGGGCCATAGCCAGATATATAATTGAACGTAAGAGATGATTGTATCAAAATGCTCAAAAATATAAAAACACCACAGGATCTTAAAAAATGCCCGAAAACAGGCCTTCCTGAAATTGCGGCGGAAATAAGACAGGAAATAATAAAAACCGTATCTTCAAACGGAGGCCATCTGGCTTCCAGCCTTGGTGCTGTGGAGCTTGCCATTGCCATACATTATGTATTCGACGCACCCAGGGACAAGGTAATATGGGACGTAGGTCATCAGGCCTATGCCCATAAACTGCTGACTGGAAGACTGGACCAGTTTCCCACAATAAGAAAATCAGGCGGACTATCAGGGTTCACAAAAAAAGCTGAGAGCCCTTACGATGCTTTTACGACCGGCCACAGCAGCACGTCCATTTCCGCCGGGCTTGGCATGTCGTGCGCAAAGCATATAAAAAAAGACAAATCCAAGGTCATATGCGTTATCGGAGACGGTTCCATGACCGCAGGCCTTGCCTATGAAGGACTAAATCAGGCCGGCGATTCAGGCAGGGATCTTATAGTCATTCTAAATGACAATGACATGTCGATTTCAGAAAACGTGGGTGCTCTGTCATCTTTTTTAAGCAGGACATTCACCCAGAAACGCCTTCTTGAATTCAGAAAAACATTCGGGGAATTTCTGAAAGCTCTCCCGGGCATCGGAGACGATATTTACCAGATTGCCAAGAGGAGCGAGGAATCTTTCAAGACCTTTGTAACGCCAGGGATGCTCTTTGAGGCCTTTAATTTCGAATATTTCGGCCCGATTGACGGACATCGGCTCAACCATCTGATCGATATTTTAGAAAATATCAAGGAAGTAAACGAACCTGTTCTTCTTCATATCATAACCAGAAAAGGCAAGGGCTATGAACCGGCAGAATCAAATCCGACTTTTTTCCACGGAGTGTCTGCCTTTGACATAGACAGCGGTGAAACAGCTTCTTCAGACCAAGGCCCGCCTACTTATACCCAGGTTTTTGGCGAAAAAATGATCAGCCTTGCCGAAGGAAACCAGAAAATTGTGGCTGTTACTGCTGCCATGCCAGAAGGAACAGGTCTTTCCGACTTTGCCAGAAGATTCCCTGACAGATTCTTTGATGTGGGAATTGCGGAACAGCACGGAGTGACTTTTGCCGCA includes these proteins:
- a CDS encoding polyprenyl synthetase family protein encodes the protein MFDLKKYLEEKRVLIESRLEECLDSHDGRRITAAMHHSLMAGGKRLRPVLCLAAMETLGCEPLKGTGVACALEMIHTYSLIHDDLPAMDNDDLRRGIPTCHKAFDEATAILAGDALLTSSFEILADSLKGIPEALEIISLVARAAGHRGMIEGQMKDIMSEGKKITKEELEQLHMSKTGALIEASVLSGAMIAGADKKALDGLGKYSKLIGLAFQVADDILNIEGDPALMGKAKGSDEELEKATFPSLIGLKESKIYAEELIDSAINALSVFDQKAEPLRAIARYIIERKR
- a CDS encoding exodeoxyribonuclease VII small subunit, translating into MTKKNFEQSMKDLEKIVEELESGEIPLEKALKKFEDGIKLSNFCAKTLDETEAKITMLIRTPEGEITEEPFTGAEDES
- the dxs gene encoding 1-deoxy-D-xylulose-5-phosphate synthase — encoded protein: MKMLKNIKTPQDLKKCPKTGLPEIAAEIRQEIIKTVSSNGGHLASSLGAVELAIAIHYVFDAPRDKVIWDVGHQAYAHKLLTGRLDQFPTIRKSGGLSGFTKKAESPYDAFTTGHSSTSISAGLGMSCAKHIKKDKSKVICVIGDGSMTAGLAYEGLNQAGDSGRDLIVILNDNDMSISENVGALSSFLSRTFTQKRLLEFRKTFGEFLKALPGIGDDIYQIAKRSEESFKTFVTPGMLFEAFNFEYFGPIDGHRLNHLIDILENIKEVNEPVLLHIITRKGKGYEPAESNPTFFHGVSAFDIDSGETASSDQGPPTYTQVFGEKMISLAEGNQKIVAVTAAMPEGTGLSDFARRFPDRFFDVGIAEQHGVTFAAGLASEGLRPVVAIYSTFLQRAYDQIIHDVCIDNYPVVFAIDRGGVVGEDGPTHHGLFDFSYLRSMPNLTVLAPKDEHEFSAMLETAVNHEGPVAIRYPRGKVTGTQTSSQFQPIQIGKAEILREGSDILILAIGQPVSEAISAAEILAGKNISACVVNARSVKPLDTDLICELAAKTPRIITIEDHVRMGGFGSAVLECLADNGITGITIERIGYPDRFIEHGSQMELRQKYGISANGIVDASLRLLNR